ACCGATGAGGAGGCCCAGGCGGTGGCCGCGCACAAAGGTTCGTTGCCGGTGGGAATCACGCCGTACTATGCGAGCCTTTTGGAGGACACCGGCCACTTCCAGCCGGTGAGAAGGACCGTTATCCCGAGGATGGGCGAATACATCAGGGGATTCGGCGAGTCGGACGATCCTCTCGGCGAGGATGGCCACAGCCCGGTTCCCGGGATAGTGCACAGGTATCCGGACAGGGCGTTGTTCCTGGTCACCGGTTTTTGCTCCACATACTGCCGTTATTGCACGCGGTCGCGCATGGTGGGCGCGGCGGGTGAATACCGCTTCGACGAGAGGCAGTGGGAACGGGCGATCGAATACATAAAATCCAACAGCGCGATACGCGACGTGCTGCTTTCCGGCGGCGATCCGTTGACGTTGCCGGACGAGCGGCTGGAATGGCTTTTATCGAGGCTGCGGAAAATTCAGCATGTGGAATTTTTGCGGATCGGAACCAAAGTCCCGGCGGTGTTGCCGCAACGGGTGACTCCGGCTTTGACCAGGATATTGAAAAAGTATCACCCGTTATGGTTGAGCCTTCATTTCACACATCCATCGGAACTGACCGAGGAGACGGCCCAGGCTTGCGAAAGGCTGGCGGACGCCGGGATTCCGCTTGGGAGCCAGACGGTGCTGCTGGCGGGGGTGAACGACGAAGTGGAGACGATGAAAAGACTCTTCCACGGACTGCTGCGCATAAGGGTGCGGCCATACTACATGTACCAGTGCGATCCGATCTCCGGCTCGTCCCATTTCCGGGCGCCTGTGGAGCGCGGGCTTGAAATCATAAAAGGGCTGCGGGGGCATACCACCGGCTACGCATCGCCGCAGTATGTGATAGACGCCCCGGGGGGCGGGGGCAAAATCCCGTTGCTGCCGGAATATTATTCCGGGCGCAGGGGGGATTACCTGGCGCTGAAGAATTACGAGGGGGAGACATTCCTGTATCCGGATCCGCTTGGCCCGGCCGCCACCCGCGACCAGCCTGCGCACGACAAGGTCAGCAAAGCGGTATGAAGATCGGGATCACCTACGACCTGCGGCGCGACTACGAAAAAGAGGGGCTCAGCGACGAGAACCTGGCTGAGTTTGACAGTCCGGACACCGTGGACGCCATCGAGCGGGCCTTGACCTTGAACGGCTATGTCACCGACCGGATAGGCAACATACGCGCCCTTGTCGCGCGGCTTGCCGAAGGGGAGCGGTGGGACATGGTGTTCAACATCGCCGAGGGGCTTCACGGCTTCGGCCGGGAGGCGCAAATCCCGGCGTTGCTGGACGCGTATTCCATCCCGTACACTTTTTCGGAGCCTTTGGCCCTTTCGCTTACCCTGCACAAGGCGATGACCAAAAGGGTGCTTCGCGACCTTGGCCTGCCGACGGCGGATTTTCGTCTGGTGGAGGCGATTGAGGATGTGGCGGCCATAAACCTGCCGTACCCTTTGTTCGCAAAACCTGTGGCGGAGGGGACCAGCAAGGGGATCAACGCCATGTCCAAGATAGCTTCCAACGATGAACTGGAGAGCGTGTGCCGCAGGTTATTGGTCCAGTTCGCGCAGCCTGTGCTGGTGGAGACATACCTTCCGGGGCGCGAGTTCACGGTCGGCGTGATAGGGACCGGGAAAGAAGCCCGGGCCGCAGGCGCCCTGGAGATAATCATGAATGGCGCGGCGGAGAGCTGCGAAGTGTACACCTATTTGAACAAGGAAGAGTGCGAAAGCCGCGTGGAATACCGCCTGGTAAAAGACGCGGCGGCGAAGGCGGCGGAGAATGTGGCCCTGGCGGCCTGGCGGGGGGCCGGGTGCCGCGACGGTGGAAGGGTGGACGTGCGGCTGGACGTATATGGCGTCCCCAACGTCGTGGAGATAAATCCACTGCCCGGCCTTCATCCCACCCATTCGGACCTGCCGATTATGTGCTCGCAGGCCGGCATGGAATACAAGCAGCTTATCGGGCAGATAATGGAGTCGGCCCTCAAGCGTTCCCGAAGGACAACGGGCGGCGCCCGGATGGTCATGAACGTTTAGGAGCCTTCCCTCGCACCCTGTTCCCTCAACCTCAAGGTTCAAATTCTTCTTGCGGAGCTTCCCCCGGCATGGGAAGCGGCATATGCGGCGAACCCATATTTAACTTTCATTTCATCAATCCCGGTGTGGTAAAACTTCCCTGAATACCATATGACGAAAAAGACAAATTACTCGGCAGCGGCCTCTGATCTTGGAATCGCCGCCATCTCCGGGCTGGCGCTGGCGGCAAGCTTTCCGGACATGGGCCTTTGGGGCATGGCGTGGGTGGCGTTGGTCCCGCTTCTATATTCCATCAGGGGCAAATCAGTCACCCGCGGCTTCTTCATGGGTTTCGTGTTCGGCCTTATCTACTTTGAGCTTTCGGTATGGTGGGTGATAAACACCATCACAGAATATGGCCACCTGCCACTATGGATGGCCGCCATCGTCCAGACGCTGCTGATTACGACAATGGCCTGTTACACGGGGCTTTTCGGGGGGGCGGTGGCGTGGGTCTCCTCCCGTGTTTCCAAGGACATGGGGCTGGCCATGGCTCCATTCGGGTGGGTGACCATAGAATTTTTCCGCATCCACTCCGCGGACTTTTCTTTTCCCTGGGCGCGGATCGCCGATTCGCAGTATCTTCTGCTTCCGTTGATCCAGATCGCCGATGTGGCGGGGGAGGAAGGGCTTGGATTTATCATCGTGATGTTCAACGCCGCACTGGTCAAGACCGTGGAGTGGGGAGTCAAACGCCTGGCATCTGGCGGGAAAGAGCCGCTCCGTGAAAAATTCCCTGCTGTATGGGTTTTAATAAGTTTTGGACTTGTGGCCGCCTGCTTGATATACGGCTTTGCAAAGCTCGATAAAACGTACAATGGAACGCCAGTTTCAGTGGCGTTAATACAGGGGAACATAGACCAGGCTCGCAAGTGGGACCGCAGCTATATCCAGCCGCAGATTGACATATATATGTCCCGGACGCTGGAGGCCGCGCGCAATGGCGCAAAATTGATCATATGGCCGGAAGCGGCGGCGCCATTCGTGTTCGGCAAAGATCCAAAGCGCGATCCCGCTGTGCTGGCGCTGGCAAGGGATTTCGGCGCGGACATGATACTTGGCGCGCCGTGGGCCCAGTGGGAAGATGGCGCTGTCCATGAATACAACAGGGCATGGCTGATAAGGCCGGACGGAATGGCAACAAGTTACGACAAGCTCCACCTGGTGCCGTTCGGCGAGTATGTGCCGTTTCAGAATATTCTGCGGTTCATAAGCCGCGTAGTGGTGGCGATAGGCGAGATGAAGCCCGGCGGGAGGATAACCCTGCTCGACGCCGGTGAATTCAAGGCCGGGGCGCAGATCTGCTACGAGATTATTTTCCCGGAATACTCGCGGGAAATCGCGCGGTTGGGTGGCGGCGTGATTGTCAACATCACCAACGACTCATGGTATGGCGATTCCCCCGCCTCCCGCCAGAGCATGGCCATGGGGGTGTTCCGCGCGGTGGAGAACAGGCTGCCGCTTCTTCGGGCGGCCCAGTCCGGAGTGTCCGCCATCATTTCGCCCGACGGCAGGATTTTGGCGCAGACTCCGCTATTTGTGGAGACCACGCTCAACGGAAGTTTCACGCCCGCAACTGGAGGCGAAATCACAATGTACGGAGCCACCGGCGATTTGTTCGACTGGCTCTGCGCCGCCGCCAGCCTGCTCTTCATGGTGTATGCATACACCCGGGGCGCAAGAAGCAGGTAATGTGAATACACTGATAATCCGCACGGGGGGGCTCGGCGACACCATATTGACCCTCGGCGCGGCGCAATGGCTGAAAGAATCGGGGCGCCATGTGACCGTGATGGCCCACGGCGGATACCGTGAGATCGCAGACCTTTTCGGGTTTGCCTTTATCGCGGAGGAGGAAAGCGGATTTGAAAGTATTTATTCGGAAACTTCGGCAAAGCTTAGAGTAATATTGGGCGGCTTTGACACGATAATAGCCATCAAAGCGGATATGACCGCGGATATGACTGCCGGGCTTGCGAAAGCGTCTTCTGGCCGGGCCTTTCGGATTGCGCCGCTGCCGCCGATGGACTATGAAAAACCGTATTCGCTATATCTGGCCGAGTCCATCGCCAAAACTCTTGGAATCGCCCCGCCATCCGAGCCTCCCTTCCCAAAACCTTTGGCAGGATGGAAAAAATGCGATCAACTTACAGCCACTATTCATTCCGGCTCAGGCTCGCCAAAAAAGAACTGGCCGTTCAATAATTTTATGAGTCTGGCGCGGACGTTGGCAGGCGAACGGGCGGCCCGGGTGAATATTATTTTCGGCCCGGCGGAATTGGAAAGAATGGAAGACGCGGTCAAAAAGGCCGGTACGCTGGAAGATGTGAACATCGTTACCAACCCGGGATACGGCCGCTTGGCCGCAATACTGTTGAAGTCTTCCGTTTATATCGGATGTGATTCGGGAGTGACCCACCTGGCGGCGGCGCTGGGAGTTCCAACGGTGGCGCTTTTCGGGCCGTCAAACGCGAAGGTTTGGAGACCGGCGGGAACTCGGGTGAAAATAATGGCGGCGGAAGATGGCGATATGGAAAGCATAAGGGTGGAACAGGTAATCGAAGCGGTCAACACCGCGTCTCAAGGTTGCGGCGCGACGGAACCTTTGTAAAATCCCATCGCCTGCCTTGCACGGAAATATAGCGAGAAGAAAAGCCACTGCGGCTTTCGCTTCGATAGCGCGAAGGCAGCGTCCCGGCCAATTCCGCGCCAAAACAGCTTTAAACTTTCTCGAAGAGGTTTTCCAAGGCCGCGCGTATGCCTGCCATACCTGCGATACGCCTCGACGAAACCATCCAGCGAAATGTGTTCAAGATGCGTCACAACGGCGTCCGCGACGAACCTGTGGGGGATGGAATTGTCCAGCGCCCAGCGCAAGGCGAAATCGTCTATGCCCGATGAGGGGAAAGGATTTGCGGCCAAAACGCTTTTTTTCGCGGCGAAGTTCGCGAACTGGAAGTAAAAGGGAGGGAGCCCACCGCGGTTGACCAGGTTCTGGTCGCACGCGAAATCGTTCTGGATCAGCCAGTTTGTGTAAAGGTCGTGCGCCAGCCGGCCTGTCACCACCTCCGCATCGCCCGCCTTTAGCGGCGCCGTCAGCCTGTTGAGCCACACCTGGTTGCTCGGCAGGAACGCCGAATCAAGGATCACGATCAACTCCCGTGCCGCGCTTTTCACCGCCTCGTTGAGCGCCCCACCCATATCGTCGCGCGCCACCACCCGAGTATTTTTGAAATTGCGCTCCACCATGTGAGCCGTGGCCTTTGAAAGGTCCGGCGGGACGAAGGCGATGGTCTCAAACCCTTCCTCGTCCTGGCGGCGGATCATGCCGGTCAATTCACTAAAGCCGTATGGCTCGTCCCTCACAAGGATGAAAACGGTGATCTGGCTCATGCGATTTCCGGTCCGTCCGGTGGGCGCAAAATCAGGCCAGCTTGCCGCTGTAAAGCGCGGTGGCCGCCAGCGCGGACTTGTAACCGATGCTCCACAGCAGCGCAAGATCTTCACGGCTGGAAACGCCCCCTCCGGCGATCCATTCCTCGCCATAACGGGGTTTTATCAGCGAATCCGAGTCGAGGTTTCCGGAGCCCACCGCGTCCAGCCTTAAATTTATAAATCTGTTGATTCCAGCCATTCTTGCCAGCCGCAGGAGTTTTTCCATTTCCTCCCCTTCGGAAGCGCCGATAAGTTTACCACCCCTTGTGTCCAGCGAGACCACCGGATTGGACGCAGTCCCAAGGTTCGCCCAATCCTTAAAAGTTTCCGTGGCGACAATCGGGGACAATCTTGGATGGCGCCCGGGCAGGTCTTCAGCCCGTCTGTATCCGCCGTCTAGCATGAAATCGCACACGGCCCCACTGAGCAACCGTTCCATGACCTCCAGGTTCGGCTTTCCTCCTTCGATGGAGTCCAGGTCCGCCACATAAAAAATCCTGAACCCGAAATGGTGGCTTAACCGTTTGACGATGTGGACGGGATCGGCGGATGAAAACATCGGAGAGGCCACCGGCCTGTATGCCGCGCGATCGCCCCCCATCGCATGGACGGCCACTCCGCGCCGCACATCAATGACCGGGATTATACTGGCGTATTTTTGAGCCTTGAAGGTCATCATCAAACATGGAAAAAAACCTCGCCCGAGGGCGTGAACCATTCACGCTGACGGGCGAGGCAGGGAGGACATGTGTCAAAAGTCCCGCGCCGTTTAGTGCGCCGCCGCCATCACTGGAGCCTGGGCCATTTCGGCGTTTTGCGCTTCAGCCATTGCAATGGCCGCCAATCTGCGCCGCTCCCGCAGTTCACCGATCATGTTCTTCGCTTCGGTGTTGGCGGGATTGTTCTGCATCGCAAGCTGGAAAGATTTTTCCGCCTCAACAGGCCTTTCCATTTCCATCAGCGCAAGGCCGCGGAAGGTGTAAAGCCTGTCGGCGGCTGAATCCAGACCGGCGGCCGGCAGCGCTTCGTCAGCCGATCTTAAAAGAGCCTGCGCGGCCATGTCCCCGTAATATTTCCGGAAATCGGAAATAAGGGACTTCGAATCGCTTCCTGTTTTCTGCAAATGTCTGGTAAGAAGTTTTGCTCCTTGGGTGGAATAAAAGGGATCCACGCTTCTGGAGTAAAGCACAGAAGGCTCGGTCTTATAATTTGCGCCGATAAAGGTGAAAACCAGCGCCGCGCAACCCATTACAATAGAAACAATCGCGGTCAAAGGAATGTTCAAAACATCCATTTTTGAAAACCTCCCGATTGTTTGGGGATGATTCAATATACAGTCTAGATCAAGCATACACTATGCCAAGTGTGATAATTGCGAACCATATTAAATTCAAATGATTGTAAATGCAATATAAAATTCAACTTTAAGTAATTTGCGTCTCCTCCAAAATTTGACGGTTATCCCGCTACATAAAATGTAGTACGCCGTCCCTCTTATTCTGTCATGTAGTGTTGCGCATGGGATGAAAGCTTGAGGATTTTATCTCCTTTTGCCGTTGATTACGTTCCATTGGGTGGGTTATCATCACTTTCGATGTCACAGGGGGAATTGAAAATGAAAATGGGCCTTACATTCCTCATCTTTTCCGCCCTCCTTGCGCCGCAAATCGCGTTCGCCACTCCAAAATCCATAACCATCGCGGTCAAAAAAACATCTGTCCGGTCGGACAAGCAATTTTTCGCTCCTGCGATAGCCGAGGTGAACCGGCTCGACAAGCTGGACGTGGCCGAGGAAAGCGGCGGGTGGTACAAGGTGAAAGTGGGAGGCAAGACAGGCTGGGTCCACAAGTCGGCGACGGGGGAAGAATCAAAGGGCGCAAGCTCTTCCCTTTTCGGCGGTGACGACGCTTCCAAGGTTTCCGCCGATGAGGTGGCGCTGGCCGGCAAGGGATTCAACGAGAAGGTGGAGAAGGAATATAAAAAGAAGAATCCCGAGCTCAATTTCGCCGCAGTGGACAAGATGGAGAAAATAACCGTGAAGGACGAGAGGATCGCCTCCTTTGTCAAAGACGGAAAACTTTCGCCAAGGGAGCTTAAATGAGGCGCGCGTTCTTAATTGCCGCCGTGATCGCCATAGCGGCGGTTTCCGGCGTCCGCCCGGCCGCTTCCTTTGATATCGGCGACGTACTGATGAAAGGGCTGGAGAAAAAGGACGCCATAATAAAGACCACCCAGGCATTGCGAAAGGGCTTTACGGACCTGACGGAGGAAGAGGAGTATTACATTGGCCGGTCCGTTGCAGCGAAGATATTAAACGATTACAAACCGGCGGACGACGCGGCGCGGACCGAATATGTAAACACCTTGGGGCAGACGCTGGCGCGGTTCTCGTCCCGGCCGGAGACTTACGCCGGATACCATTTCCTGCTGATAAAGTCGGACGAGGTGAACGCCTTCGCCGCCCCCGGTGGCTTCATTTTCATCACCACCGGGCTTTATTCAAAGCTTCGCAACGAGGAGCAGCTTGCCTGTGTGCTGGCGCACGAAATAAGCCACGTCACGTTAAAACACGGCCTTGGGGCGATAAAATCGTCCCGGTTGACGGAGGCCTTCACAATCATCGGGACGGAGGCGGTGAAGGAATATTCATCATCCCAGATAGCGCAGCTTACCACCGCATTCGAAGGGACGATTGACGACATCGTGAACAAGATGGTGGTCAACGGCTATTCCCGCTCGCAGGAGTTCGAGGCGGACGAGGAGGCGGTGAAGGTCGCGTACAGGGCCGGGTACAACCCGGCGGGGCTCACGGAGTTCCTTGCCACGTTAAGCGAGGAATCGAAGGGTGAGAAGGACCTGGGATTTTACAAGACCCATCCACCGGCTTCAGACCGCAAATCCAACGCCGAAAAAGTCATCAAAGGGAAAAAGCTGGAAGGGGAAGACGATCCGGCCAGGACGAAAAGGTTCTCCAAATATCAGGCCAGATGACCTTGAGGCCGGCTCCATTATCACTTAATCGCTAATATCCAGAGGATTGCATGTCCGCAAATAAACTTATCGCCGCGTTGATAATCGTCCTTGCCCTTTGCGGCCATTCCTTCGCCGGGGAGGGTGGCGTGTGGCAGGTGGGGGTGATCAACGCCCTGTCCGTTGGGGTGCTGGAGGGTGACACCACAATCGGGGAATTGAAAACAGAGGGGGACACAGGCATCGGCACGTTCAACGGGTTGGACGGCGAGATGGCCGTGGCGGATGGAATCGTTTACCGAATCGGGAGCGACGGGGCGGCGGCGCCAGCTTCGGACGCGATGAAGACCCCATTTGCCACGGCGACCAGGTTCGCTCCGGAGATGGAAGCGAAGCTTGCCAAGGTCGAGAGTTTCACGGACATGGCCGATCAGCTGGATAAATCATTGCCAACGCAAAACGGCATTTACGCCATCCGCATAGACGGCAGGTTTGATTACCTGAAAGTCCGAAGTGTTCCCGGCCAGAAGCGGCCATACCCCACACTAAACGAAGTGGTGAAAGCCCAGACCGTGTTCACGCTGGAGAATGTGGAGGGGACACTTGTCGGGTTCCGGTTTCCAGCTTATTTGAAAAACGTGAACGTCCCCGGATGGCACATGCATTTTTTGACGAAAGACAGGAAGCGCGGCGGCCACGCCCTTGATCTGCGCGCGGCGGGCCTTGGGGCGAAACTGGCCATGGCGCGCCGTCATACTGTGAAGATGTTCTACAACGCGGATTTTAACCAGGCGGACCTTGCTGGCGCGGGGGAATATTCAAAAAGTTTCGCGCCGGACAGGTAGGAGCAAAGCGCGTCTGCATGAGTTGAGACGCGGATGCAGGCTACTTCCCTTTTGCCCCTTCAAGGGCTGCCTGGGCGTTGAGCTTTCTTAAAAACTCGTCGAGGTCAATCCCGTGCACGGTGGCGCTCCATTCGACGGTCTCTATCTTCCCCCCGCCACAGGATTTGCACCCCATGCCATAAGAATCAAACACTTTCAGGGTATCCGGGTGCGCCTTGATAAGCTGATGGAGCACCATGTCTTTCGTCACTTTTTCCATTTTACGGCCAATAGATGGTGAAAAAGTTGTTGTAATTTACAGGGATCATGCTAACATTACTCTTTTTTATTTTAAACACATTTTTCTGTAAAGAGCGTTTATGGCCAAGCAATGCGAAGTATGCGGCAAAAAGCCGATGTTCGGCAATAACGTGTCCCACGCCCACAACGTGACCAAACGGCGCTGGAACCCGAACTTAAAGTCCGTCCGGTCTGTGCAGCCCAACGGGGGCAACAAGCGGATCACCGTATGCGTGGACTGCATCACCTCCGGCAAGGTGACAAAGCCCTCATAAAGCGGCTTTTGATGACAGGCTCCGCCACGCCACGGGCGCGGCGGGGCTTTTTCGTTTAGGCGCGGAGGATTGCTCCATTGTCCGGAATCATCGTGCGGGACGCCCGGCGGGAGGATGTCCCCGCCATCGCAGATCTGCTGGCCGAGCTTTATTCCATAGAGTCCCAGTTCACTCCTCGTCCCGAAAAACAGCGGGAAGGGATCCGCCTTGCGCTTGAAAATCCCCAACTCTCCCGCCTGCTGGTGGCCCAGGCCGGCGGGCGCGTGATCGGCTTTGCCAACCTGCAGCTGATGGTCAGCACATATCACGGCGCCATCACCGTCCACATTGACGATTTTATAATCGCAAGCGCAAACCGGGGCGGCGGCGCCGGGCGCACATTGATGGACGGTGTTTTGGCCAAGGCCCGGGAGCTTGGCGCCCCCCGCGTCACCGTGAACATAGACAAGGCCAACACGCAAGCTTATGCGTTTTACGGGAAGATGGGATTTATGGCGATGGACATGGAGAGGTGGCAAAGGGCGATGTAGCGCCACTTTTGGCGATTGCCGGCGGGACATCGGCGCTGCGAGCGTCGTTTTACCCGGCGTGGGCGCGATGAACTTTTCCCGCGGATGGTTTGTTTTTTTTCCCGGTCTTGCTCAATGCCTCCACCCTCAAACCGAGGCCCAAGGGTTCCATCACCAACATAAGGGTTTCCGAAGAGGGATTGCCGTTTTTAGAAAGCGACCGGAACAGCGATTCCCGGCTAAGTCCCGTGGCTTTGGCGACGCCTCGCACACCGATCCCCTGGGCATTGGCGATCATCTTGAGCGCGTCCAAAAATTCCTCCCGGTTGCCGTTTTCAAGAGATTCGTTCAAATAAGCGGCGGCATTTTCAATATCCGCCAGCCATTCACGCATGAAGCTGTCATGCGTTCTAAAACCTCTGCTCATTTTCAATGCTCCTTTCGGGCCAGATAATCCAGCCAATACTGCTTGGCTTTTTTGATGGCCCTGTTTTGGTCACCTTTTGCGCTGGCCGATAAAAGCACAATGACGGTTTCACCTTGCCTGCCGAAGTAAACACGGTAACCAGCGCTCGCGTGCATTCTCAACTCAAAAACACCGTCACCCAATTGCTTGTGATCACCCAGATTTCCGCCCAACTCGATTCGGCGCACCCGCGCCACAATTTGAGCGGCGCCGATTGGATCCCCAAGACTTTTCAGAAAATCCACATATGGTTCATCACCCGCCATAGTCCGGTAAATCTTGGCCGTTCTCATGGTTATAGTACCTTATCGGCTACTTTAAATCAAGGCTTAAATGGCAAATTGAGATTTTCATGGCTCTTATAGCCGACATATTATAATTTAATATTACTACTGGCAAGCAAAATGCTGATTAAACAGGGTTTGTTCACGGCAGAGGCCAAAAGATGATGTTTGCATTCCATCCCATGATTTGGCAAAACAATAACAGAGTCGAATGTTCTACATCCCCTCCCTTATCTTCTTCGCCATCTTCTCCGTCACCTTCAACGTTTCCATCAACTCCTCCACAGTCGCCTCTCTCGCCCGTTTCAATGAGCCGAATTTAGTCAGCAACAGTTTCTTGCGTTTCGGGCCGAGGCCGGCCACTTTGTCGAGTTTTGAGGCCATCATCTCGTCGCCGCGCACCTTGCGGTGATACGCCACGGCGAAACGGTGGGCTTCGTCGCGCACCTGCTGCAATAGGCTTCGCCCGGGGGATGATGGGGGAAAGTCCACCGGTCTGCGCTGGCCGGGAAGGTAGAACTCGTCAGTCTCCGGATTCTCCCTGTCCGCTCCTTTGGCCACGCCGACGATGGCAGGTGGCTCCAAATTAATCGCCGCGAACCGTTCCATCACCGCGCTCAATTGCCCTTTGCCTCCGTCTATCAGCAGAAGGTCTGGCGCAGGTTCGCCAGTTCCGGCAATACGCGTGAACTTGCGCTCTATCACCTCCGCCAGCGATGCGTAATCGTCCGGCCCGGCCACGCTTTTGATCTTGTATTTGCGGTAATCCGGCTTTGACGCGGCGCCCTCCTTGAAACATACCACCGACCCCACGGAGGCCAGCCCGCTGGTGTTGGATATGTCTATCCCTTCGATCACCACTGGTTTGCGGTCCAGCCCCAGCCTTTCACGGATTTCTTCCATCGCAACATCCCGCGCCGACGAGGTGTTCAGCAGGCTTGCAAGCTGCAGCGCCGCGTTGCGTTCGGCCATGTCCAGAAGTTTCCTTTTCGGCCCGCGTTCCGGCACGATGATCTTCGCCTTCGTCCCGCGAATGACGGAGAGCCGCTCCTCCAGCGATTCGCGCCCGTCCGGCTCCTCGCCCACCACCACCTCCGATGGAACTTCCATACCGCCTGTGTAGAACTGGCGGATGAACGCCGCCAGAGCCTCCGGCCTGTCCAGCTTGTCCAGCCTTTCGAACATGAAATGCCTGTCCCCGACGATTTTGCCCCGGCGCACCTGGAATATCTTTATTATCGCCTTGCCAGCCTCTTCGTTGATGGCGATCACGTCTTCGTCGGTGAGCCTTGTCTGCGTGGCCATCTGCCTCTCGCTCAATATTTCGATGGCGGCGATCTGGTCGCGATATCGCGCCGCCACCTCGAAAAGCTCCATGTCCGCCGCCTCCATCATCCGCCCCTTCATGCGCGCCAGAAGCTCGGTGTTCCGTCCTTTCAGGAACAGGATCACTTCGTTGACAAGCTCGGTGTATTCCTCCTTGGACACAAGCCCGGCGCACGGGGCCAGACAGTGTTTCATCTGGTAGTTCAGGCAAGGCCGGCGCGGGTCCTTTCCGTCCAGGTTGTCCCTGCTTTGCCGGAGCGGGAAAATCTTGTGGATCAGCCGCAGGGTGGAGCGCACCGACCTGGCGGAAACGTATGGGCCGAAATACATCGCCTTGTCGTCCTCCCGCCGCCGCACAAACATAAGGCGCGGGAACGATTCGCCGGTGGTGAGCTTTAAGTACGGGTAGTTCTTGTCGTCCTTTAGCATCACGTTATAGCGGGGCTGTTCGCGCTTGATGAGGTTGTCCTCCAGCACAAGCGCTTCCATTTCCGACCCGGTGACGATAAGGCCGATCTGGGCCACTTTTTCCACCATCAGCGCAATGCGCGGCGAAAGCTCCGCCGACTCCTGGAAGTAGGAGCGCACGCGGTTTTTCAGCGATTTCGCCTTGCCGATATATAGGATTTTCCCGGAGGGATCCTTCATCTGGTACACCCCCGGATCGGCCGGGAGGTTTTCCAGGGTCTCACGCAAATGGGCGAATCTGTCTGCCATGGATTAATTATAGAGGAAAAGGAATCCGTGGTCGGGCCGGACTGTTGCCCAAAAGGGAAAACACGCGAAACGAACGCTGTCCGGGGTGTTCTTCACCCCGGACTCTATGTTTATAAGAGTGCTAAACTCTTGACTTTGGGACATCGGGGTGAAGAACACCCCGATGAGCATTTGGGCAATATGCTTGAACGATCCGTCCCAATCGGCTGGCGGCGGCGAGACTCGATATGCCGCAATCCGTTCGAGCATC
This region of Nitrospinota bacterium genomic DNA includes:
- a CDS encoding GNAT family N-acetyltransferase; translated protein: MSGIIVRDARREDVPAIADLLAELYSIESQFTPRPEKQREGIRLALENPQLSRLLVAQAGGRVIGFANLQLMVSTYHGAITVHIDDFIIASANRGGGAGRTLMDGVLAKARELGAPRVTVNIDKANTQAYAFYGKMGFMAMDMERWQRAM
- a CDS encoding 50S ribosomal protein L28, which codes for MAKQCEVCGKKPMFGNNVSHAHNVTKRRWNPNLKSVRSVQPNGGNKRITVCVDCITSGKVTKPS
- a CDS encoding M48 family metalloprotease — protein: MRRAFLIAAVIAIAAVSGVRPAASFDIGDVLMKGLEKKDAIIKTTQALRKGFTDLTEEEEYYIGRSVAAKILNDYKPADDAARTEYVNTLGQTLARFSSRPETYAGYHFLLIKSDEVNAFAAPGGFIFITTGLYSKLRNEEQLACVLAHEISHVTLKHGLGAIKSSRLTEAFTIIGTEAVKEYSSSQIAQLTTAFEGTIDDIVNKMVVNGYSRSQEFEADEEAVKVAYRAGYNPAGLTEFLATLSEESKGEKDLGFYKTHPPASDRKSNAEKVIKGKKLEGEDDPARTKRFSKYQAR
- a CDS encoding type II toxin-antitoxin system RelE/ParE family toxin codes for the protein MRTAKIYRTMAGDEPYVDFLKSLGDPIGAAQIVARVRRIELGGNLGDHKQLGDGVFELRMHASAGYRVYFGRQGETVIVLLSASAKGDQNRAIKKAKQYWLDYLARKEH
- a CDS encoding putative addiction module antidote protein, with the translated sequence MREWLADIENAAAYLNESLENGNREEFLDALKMIANAQGIGVRGVAKATGLSRESLFRSLSKNGNPSSETLMLVMEPLGLGLRVEALSKTGKKNKPSAGKVHRAHAG
- the uvrC gene encoding excinuclease ABC subunit UvrC, which gives rise to MADRFAHLRETLENLPADPGVYQMKDPSGKILYIGKAKSLKNRVRSYFQESAELSPRIALMVEKVAQIGLIVTGSEMEALVLEDNLIKREQPRYNVMLKDDKNYPYLKLTTGESFPRLMFVRRREDDKAMYFGPYVSARSVRSTLRLIHKIFPLRQSRDNLDGKDPRRPCLNYQMKHCLAPCAGLVSKEEYTELVNEVILFLKGRNTELLARMKGRMMEAADMELFEVAARYRDQIAAIEILSERQMATQTRLTDEDVIAINEEAGKAIIKIFQVRRGKIVGDRHFMFERLDKLDRPEALAAFIRQFYTGGMEVPSEVVVGEEPDGRESLEERLSVIRGTKAKIIVPERGPKRKLLDMAERNAALQLASLLNTSSARDVAMEEIRERLGLDRKPVVIEGIDISNTSGLASVGSVVCFKEGAASKPDYRKYKIKSVAGPDDYASLAEVIERKFTRIAGTGEPAPDLLLIDGGKGQLSAVMERFAAINLEPPAIVGVAKGADRENPETDEFYLPGQRRPVDFPPSSPGRSLLQQVRDEAHRFAVAYHRKVRGDEMMASKLDKVAGLGPKRKKLLLTKFGSLKRAREATVEELMETLKVTEKMAKKIREGM
- the budA gene encoding acetolactate decarboxylase, which produces MSANKLIAALIIVLALCGHSFAGEGGVWQVGVINALSVGVLEGDTTIGELKTEGDTGIGTFNGLDGEMAVADGIVYRIGSDGAAAPASDAMKTPFATATRFAPEMEAKLAKVESFTDMADQLDKSLPTQNGIYAIRIDGRFDYLKVRSVPGQKRPYPTLNEVVKAQTVFTLENVEGTLVGFRFPAYLKNVNVPGWHMHFLTKDRKRGGHALDLRAAGLGAKLAMARRHTVKMFYNADFNQADLAGAGEYSKSFAPDR
- a CDS encoding DUF1858 domain-containing protein, which gives rise to MEKVTKDMVLHQLIKAHPDTLKVFDSYGMGCKSCGGGKIETVEWSATVHGIDLDEFLRKLNAQAALEGAKGK